One Aegilops tauschii subsp. strangulata cultivar AL8/78 chromosome 7, Aet v6.0, whole genome shotgun sequence genomic window carries:
- the LOC109739520 gene encoding uncharacterized protein, whose translation MAAAWGGTTQKCASCGKKVYPVEELAADGRAYHRPCFRCHHCKSTLQFSNYSSIEGVLYCKPHYDQILKSTGSLEKSFEGVTRAAKSEKSNGPKGQQNSRFSSMFVGTQDKCVVCNKTVYPLEKVDLNGGSYHKSCFRCTHGGCTLSPSNNVTHEGKLYCKTHHSQLFMVKGNFSQFEENTANAKVAIEKQPETGEATNKPGQGDEVSEKTSENELTADEASQNDVAAEKQSHSIDVAKPSESTVEKSAESESVSESESKSPVVNNKPLESSAEKPQQSSVVDAKPSGSSAAIRKPWQRSLPTNKPLVSSASTEKPSPSDAAIEKPSSSNGTNGKPSDSSTAVKKSWQRSVATENPQQSMLPSDKPASTSADDVKPSESGKVVKKTWQRPVVAENQKQNSGPTEKPSPKSDTKPLDSSTAIKRPWGRRIASEKSLQSSEVDMKPVETSTVVTVLQQPSEEPLQTSAAVLQQPSEEPLQTSAAVLQQPSEEPQQTNAAVLQQPSEEPQQTNADDVKPSEDTAVVVKKPWQFNTRTEKQPQSNVVDAKKTESAGSIKRQWKRNTPFEKPSQSSAAAAVTMTQSNVTVTKPAPSNMAVKKSWQRSTTPKNLAASDMATNKALQTKAVIEKPSQESSQEKPLQEKAPQITVITEKLPEESSQEKPSQEKAPQTAAIIEKPSQESSQEKPSEAKTPKIAATAENPSNESSQEKAPQIASITGKPSQESSQEKPLQMNESSKEQLQTEETVEKQLQNEDIADATPQRNLMTQDDVSLKKVPEPEIDATSGENLSGSQSKPTVEQTLQSQDVVVTQEAIGQITEAKKDAGVEQSSESRSVAPAEVPVEQPLQRQKDASTEPSSDAIVKESLQPEFDPAAVKSSEPQTDAAADQSAEQLSEPQSAASVEEPVVHQSDTSTEKPSESQGDAAAGESSGPPSEPQNDASAGEPSEPKVDAITEERSERQIGAAPHDLTEQPLEPQKDGRIEKPLETETNVVTDNPSESSLATETLPESIPKISTTTEEPAQHEISDETLPQSIALETTPESTAFVEEPADVGEASVKISDDISAAEKPSEDAVTPEKPSEEVKASVQPAEDNVALEEPSEEDEVSVEPSSIVDLERPSEEKDDAVKPVEDSVALEKPTADKPSEEDEVSAEPSDDRADLDKPSEKEVDTVVKPSEDSMAVEEPVTDKPSVEDEASAEPSNDRIDAEKPLEEKEDDTVKSSEDSMALEKPATDKPSKEEEEGAATEKPSHDDAAIEAPSHHDTDSATDIPSPATETNISA comes from the exons atggcggcggcgtggggcggcaCCACGCAGAAGTGCGCCTCCTGCGGCAAGAAGGTGTACCCGGTCGAGGAGCTCGCCGCCGACGGCCGCGCCTACCATCGCCCCTGCTTCCGCTGCCACCACTGCAAGAGCACCCTCCAG TTTAGCAATTATTCTTCGATCGAAGGTGTCCTGTACTGCAAACCTCACTATGACCAGATATTAAAATCAACTGGCAGTTTAGAAAAAAGTTTTGAAG GTGTGACAAGAGCAGCTAAATCAGAAAAATCAAATGGACCTAAG GGCCAGCAAAACAGCAGATTCTCTAGCATGTTTGTCGGCACGCAAGACAAGTGCGTAGTTTGTAACAAGACTGTATACCCTCTTGAAAAG GTTGATCTTAACGGAGGCTCGTATCATAAATCATGCTTCCGTTGCACCCATGGTGGTTGTACACTCAGCCCATCCAACAATGTCACACATGAAGGCAAACTTTATTGCAAGACCCACCATTCTCAGTTGTTCATGGTCAAGGGAAACTTCAGTCAGTTCGAGGAGAACACTGCAAATGCAAAAGTGGCTATCGAGAAACAACCAGAAACTGGAGAAGCCACCAACAAGCCAGGTCAAGGTGATGAAGTCAGTGAGAAGACCTCAGAAAATGAGCTCACAGCTGATGAAGCATCCCAAAATGATGTTGCAGCTGAAAAACAATCACATAGCATTGATGTTGCTAAACCATCGGAAAGCACAGTTGAGAAGTCAGCAGAAAGTGAAAGTGTTAGTGAGAGTGAGTCAAAGAGTCCTGTAGTTAACAATAAGCCATTAGAAAGCAGTGCCGAGAAGCCACAGCAGAGCAGTGTGGTTGATGCTAAGCCATCAGGAAGCAGTGCGGCCATAAGAAAACCATGGCAACGCAGTCTTCCCACGAATAAGCCGTTAGTGAGTAGTGCATCAACTGAAAAGCCATCACCGAGCGATGCAGCCATTGAGAAGCCGTCATCCAGTAATGGGACTAATGGGAAACCGTCGGACAGCAGCACAGCGGTAAAAAAGTCATGGCAGCGCAGTGTAGCTACTGAGAACCCACAGCAGAGCATGTTACCATCGGATAAGCCAGCATCAACCAGTGCAGATGATGTGAAGCCATCAGAAAGCGGCAAAGTGGTCAAAAAAACATGGCAACGCCCTGTGGTTGCTGAGAACCAGAAACAAAACAGTGGACCAACTGAAAAGCCGTCACCGAAGAGTGATACAAAGCCGTTAGATAGCAGCACAGCAATTAAAAGGCCATGGGGCCGCAGAATAGCCAGTGAGAAATCTCTGCAGAGCAGTGAGGTTGATATGAAACCAGTGGAAACCAGTACAGTGGTCACTGTTCTACAGCAGCCCAGTGAGGAACCTCTACAAACCAGTGCAGCTGTGCTACAGCAGCCCAGTGAGGAACCTCTACAAACCAGTGCAGCTGTGCTACAGCAGCCCAGTGAGGAACCTCAACAAACTAATGCAGCTGTGCTACAGCAGCCCAGTGAGGAACCTCAACAAACTAATGCAGATGATGTGAAGCCTTCGGAGGACACTGCAGTAGTAGTGAAAAAGCCATGGCAATTCAACACGAGAACCGAGAAGCAACCCCAGAGTAATGTAGTCGATGCAAAGAAAACTGAAAGTGCTGGATCGATCAAACGGCAGTGGAAGCGCAACACGCCATTTGAGAAGCCATCACAAAGCAGTGCAGCAGCAGCTGTGACAATGACACAAAGCAATGTGACCGTCACCAAGCCAGCCCCGAGCAACATGGCTGTGAAGAAGTCATGGCAAAGAAGTACAACTCCAAAAAATCTGGCAGCGAGTGATATGGCTACCAATAAAGCATTGCAAACCAAGGCAGTGATCGAGAAGCCATCACAAGAAAGTTCTCAAGAGAAACCATTACAAGAAAAGGCACCTCAAATCACTGTGATCACCGAGAAGCTACCGGAAGAAAGTTCTCAAGAGAAGCCATCTCAAGAAAAGGCACCTCAAACTGCTGCGATCATCGAGAAGCCATCACAAGAAAGTTCTCAAGAGAAGCCATCTGAAGCAAAGACACCTAAAATTGCTGCAACCGCCGAGAACCCATCAAATGAAAGTTCTCAAGAAAAGGCACCTCAAATAGCTTCGATCACCGGGAAGCCATCACAAGAAAGTTCTCAAGAGAAGCCATTACAAATGAATGAATCTTCCAAGGAGCAACTTCAGACTGAAGAGACTGTTGAGAAACAACTTCAAAATGAAGATATTGCTGATGCTACACCACAAAGGAACCTGATGACACAGGATGATGTCTCTCTCAAGAAGGTACCAGAGCCTGAAATTGATGCCACTTCTGGTGAGAACTTGTCAGGTTCTCAAAGTAAGCCAACTGTTGAGCAAACGTTGCAATCCCAAGACGTCGTGGTTACTCAAGAGGCAATTGGCCAGATAACGGAAGCTAAAAAGGATGCTGGCGTTGAGCAGTCATCAGAATCTCGAAGTGTTGCACCGGCTGAGGTTCCAGTGGAGCAACCATTGCAACGACAAAAAGATGCATCCACAGAGCCTAGTAGTGATGCAATAGTTAAGGAGTCATTGCAGCCTGAATTTGACCCAGCTGCCGTGAAGTCATCAGAACCACAAACAGATGCAGCTGCTGATCAGTCGGCTGAGCAGCTATCAGAACCTCAAAGTGCCGCATCAGTGGAGGAACCAGTAGTCCATCAAAGTGACACATCTACTGAGAAGCCATCTGAGTCTCAAGGTGATGCAGCTGCTGGTGAATCATCAGGACCGCCATCAGAGCCTCAGAACGATGCATCCGCCGGGGAACCCTCAGAACCTAAAGTTGACGCAATTACCGAGGAGCGATCAGAGCGTCAAATTGGTGCAGCTCCTCATGATTTAACTGAGCAGCCATTGGAACCTCAAAAGGATGGGCGTATTGAGAAGCCACTGGAAACTGAGACTAACGTTGTTACTGATAATCCATCAGAAAGCAGCTTAGCTACTGAAACACTGCCTGAAAGCATTCCAAAGATCAGCACTACCACCGAGGAACCTGCACAGCATGAAATTTCTGATGAGACACTGCCTCAAAGCATTGCACTAGAAACAACACCAGAAAGCACCGCATTTGTTGAGGAACCCGCAGATGTCGGTGAGGCCAGTGTTAAGATATCAGATGACATCTCAGCTGCTGAGAAGCCATCGGAGGATGCTGTAACTCCTGAGAAGCCATCAGAGGAAGTTAAGGCTAGTGTTCAGCCAGCAGAAGACAATGTGGCTCTCGAGGAACCATCGGAGGAAGACGAGGTGAGTGTTGAGCCATCAAGCATAGTGGATCTCGAGAGGCCATCGGAGGAAAAAGATGATGCTGTCAAGCCAGTAGAGGACAGCGTGGCTCTTGAGAAGCCAACCGCTGACAAACCTTCAGAGGAAGATGAGGTGAGTGCTGAGCCATCAGACGACAGAGCGGATCTTGATAAGCCATCAGAGAAAGAAGTTGACACTGTTGTCAAGCCATCAGAGGACAGCATGGCTGTTGAGGAGCCTGTCACCGACAAACCATCAGTGGAAGATGAAGCCAGTGCTGAGCCATCAAACGACAGAATAGATGCCGAGAAACCATTAGAGGAGAAAGAAGACGACACTGTGAAGTCATCAGAGGATAGCATGGCTCTTGAGAAGCCAGCCACTGACAAACCATCAAAGGAAGAGGAAGAAGGCGCAGCCACCGAGAAGCCGTCGCATGACGATGCTGCCATCGAGGCACCATCGCACCACGACACGGACTCGGCCACCGACATACCCTCGCCTGCCACAGAGACGAACATATCAGCCTGA